A portion of the Hylaeus volcanicus isolate JK05 unplaced genomic scaffold, UHH_iyHylVolc1.0_haploid 12237, whole genome shotgun sequence genome contains these proteins:
- the LOC128884441 gene encoding uncharacterized protein LOC128884441 isoform X2, producing the protein MILINLYISVITTTFFNKNALACIASKIVDSNSTLHTLKQVSDPISHNFNNAVEDANLGKREALAPSWDILPSSSGSEQSIESANKQKLKTLGISRQFFEQLSGVEFTNWPDDIDCTNVYEILSSPYMKQFNAEKIKKNISIPSRCLPRTVEKQTFDSRASPNMDKSIKCQQPNLNSISKNQNSIHPIVLHKKNPSMRRALGSSNVRVSINLNVQPSDQRHCRSHVLSDNQSQTFHPCHQSVPSSNKHDSSPSEYFSRSSGGKQKTRYHDESSSLSHPVASNIHINIAFHISKSPQKRNKCHEKVTSCSHETTENDSCNQKSNDKSFRGTSNHLPCPLLLNNTTPKLHFTQNNSTDAQIKKNACVLDTTKNVSISSNGLSDKHSSETLHKKNTITTVLLQNPTHSSQAVFSEEKINVAINGSYTTKTDSLLSMKNETLQKQKQQSNETTDNGDSSCLLTRILEKNNFNTSKAITRVFEKSSHDVSLDNHTVMLKQQESSHWNSTLSGNFTLPCHDQDGEHRCDKNMTQPTAFSFNTQDIRRIQNISLKGCHPSDMYSSAYGACKHEHVRDHDINDTSTTERATHSFSNTKSIIISKSEDNFTSHVISEETQLSNTLSKKKSSEVNMSNETQSYVNHTDSTMRTESDSMNTSSSQVGDVVSKTNNETFTTQDENSVDQGLTQHTTIQNAKDEISQMGLSNEVHQNRQNVSVFFSKKKETTTSTTNLTNIAINSSEKRYKSTSFINTTYQAELESLARNRSTVNSTEKNETIRPEVTPISNGFSNRDVKNSTLQLNASELFSWTHDFNPFITSGTDFLSIRQDDKENQVISSNDLKDIKNINNSITSVSFIPQPTSVVSKTEFLNNSQAYYETNDINLNKYISNCIERMSLEKCLHKLRLQCSRKSSEAKLEKTTSVALEEKETKREPLRNTEIQPKRNKVEYYTTQPMEKYKFHSPLGIPITPQDNRTNVVTNRSTAQLFPEFLNTSTNLTQKKINIFITYPLWDKADNKSLPPETAETLFTFANSRETDVAINKVETNIVASNAPLGKLVNLKESTATYQPVNHCNFPTELSSISSPCQSSRESDTRASSSKDSADTWDKTRFLKLNNNATDSSNRESQSSLSNSELRKDESQKNTSSCKREEYHVQTEANLSNCNGQVERNTTEIYKGEEKRDKKHLDNSSTNGAQSFVEGKNISTWNEHSSIQKHMHNTSFTKNATTQTFFQSSDIQKESELKQKQSNVAKTSVVSLETEETVTNQRDKTSEKLLHTVAETSVTNTESSLNISKDFSQKWQNEVSGSHKALEHSRSESSGFNPQNCATDFNTSECIEFHQLHFNKTTVLHNELPMTSLGEGKEKHNSRWINTNTNCSFESKPMKYYSYDGEQCDFGEEDTVVEFEEDTKHALVRFSKDELKQSSIQLESLDDTIDDDIVFIPCVTIRSRKTSNVISHASASPINASTLKNSSSLINALKALNLLSLRNSTLDRYDGAVSVSNNSETNAIPPHIAEKLYKLKQIMNSEMLQVQINKQNSNKSSGVSDVLHQNNQTTRRQQTVRIVAKNDGTFSQLRIEELKKKNMTIDDTYRKTTEEESVGQTHATISAEANKSLNETLLTTEESDKTSETLSVLQKKPVQLILAGIAITAGFLLIFFLVNFSLAKTADIEDNKFLTSCIPLNEDDKSLPFSACRETFVDVENTSFL; encoded by the exons atgattttaataaatttatacatttctgtGATAACGACGAcgtttttcaacaaaaatgcATTGGCTTGCATAGCGAGTAAAATAGTGGATTCTAATTCTACTTTACACACATTAAAACAAGTGTCGGATCCCATTtcacataattttaataacgccGTAGAAGATGCCAATTTAGGAAAAAGAGAAGCGTTAGCACCTTCTTGGGACATCCTACCGTCATCATCTGGAAGTGAGCAATCCATTGAATCTGctaataaacaaaaactcAAAACGTTAGGTATTAGTAGACaatttttcgaacaattaTCTGGAGTCGAATTCACCAATTGGCCTGACGATATAGATTGCACCaatgtatatgaaattttatcaagTCCTTATATGAAGCAATTTAATgcggaaaaaattaaaaagaatatttctatacCATCACGTTGCCTTCCCCGAACAGTTGAGAAACAGACGTTTGACTCTCGTGCCTCCCCTAACATGGACAAAAGTATCAAATGTCAACAACCAAATTTAAATagcatatccaaaaatcaaaattcaatcCATCCCAttgtattacataaaaaaaatccgAGTATGAGAAGAGCGTTAGGATCGTCTAACGTTcgtgtttcaattaatttaaatgttcaaCCATCTGATCAACGTCATTGCCGTTCCCATGTCCTAAGTGACAATCAAAGCCAGACATTTCACCCGTGCCATCAATCGGTTCCTTCAAGTAATAAGCATGATTCGTCACCCAGTGAATACTTTTCTAGAAGTTCTGGTGGCAAGCAAAAAACACGATATCATGATGAGTCGTCTAGTCTTAGCCACCCCGTGGCTTCAAACATCCACATTAATATTGCTTTCCATATTTCCAAGTCACCCCAAAAACGTAACAAGTGTCACGAAAAAGTGACTTCTTGCTCTCATGAAACAACAG AAAACGACTCTTGTAATCAAAAGTCAAATGATAAAAGCTTTAGGGGTACTAGCAACCACCTACCTTGTCCATTGCTTCTCAACAATACGACACCAAAGCTCCatttcacacaaaataattctacCGACGCACAAATCAAGAAGAATGCTTGTGTTTTAGATActacaaaaaatgtatcgataagTTCAAATGGTTTAAGTGATAAACATTCCAGCGAAACActtcacaaaaaaaatacaatcacGACTGTTCTCTTACAAAACCCGACCCACTCTTCGCAAGCCGTTTtttcagaagaaaaaataaatgttgcaaTAAATGGGTCATATACAACAAAAACAGATAGTTTgctttcaatgaaaaatgaaacgcttcaaaaacaaaaacaacaatCAAACGAAACGACTGACAACGGCGACAGTTCTTGTCTTCTTACAcgaatattagaaaaaaataattttaatacgtcAAAAGCTATTACGCGGGTGTTCGAGAAGTCGAGTCATGACGTTTCACTTGATAATCACACAGTTATGTTGAAACAACAAGAATCTTCACATTGGAATAGTACTTTATCgggaaattttacattaccGTGTCATGATCAAGATGGGGAACATAGATGTGATAAAAATATGACTCAACCAACGGCATTCAGTTTCAACACACAAGATATTAGAAGAATTCAGAACATCTCCCTAAAGGGTTGTCATCCGTCAGATATGTATTCTTCTGCCTATGGAGCGTGTAAACATGAACACGTCAGAGATCACGACATTAACGACACTTCTACGACAGAGCGTGCTACTCATAGTTTCAGCAATACTAAGTCAATTATTATAAGCAAAAGTGAAGACAATTTCACAAGCCATGTTATTTCCGAAGAAACACAATTGAGCAACACactctcaaaaaaaaaaagtagtgaAGTAAACATGTCAAATGAAACTCAGAGTTACGTAAACCACACTGATTCAACCATGCGGACAGAGAGCGACTCAATGAATACAAGTTCTTCTCAAGTTGGAGATGTAGTATCCA AAAcaaacaatgaaacatttactaCACAAGACGAAAATTCGGTAGATCAAGGTTTGACTCAACATACAACTATTCAG AACGCTAAAGACGAAATTTCACAAATGGGATTATCGAATGAAGTGCACCAAAACCGCCAAAatgtttcagtttttttttcaaag aaaaaagaaactaccACTTCAACTACCAATCTTACAAACATTGCTATTAATAGTAGTGAAAAGCGTTACAAGTCGACGAGTTTCATAAAT acaACATACCAAGCAGAACTCGAGAGCCTAGCTAGAAACCGTAGCACAGTCAACAGCActgagaaaaatgaaactatcCGTCCGGAAGTCACGCCGATAAGCAATGGGTTTTCGAACAGAGATGTTAAGAACTCGACACTGCAACTCAATGCTTCTGAATTATTTTCGTGGACGCATGACTTTAACCCATTTATTACATCA GGAACAGATTTCCTTTCAATTCGACAAGACGACAAAGAAAACCAGGTTATCTCGAGTAATGATCTAAAAGatatcaaaaatatcaataattcaATAACAAGCGTATCCTTTATTCCTCAACCTACATCAGTAGTTAGTAAAA cggagtttttaaataacagtCAAGCATATTACGAAACAAACGACATCAATTTAAACAAGTACATTTCAAATTGCATTGAGAGAATGTCCCTGGAAAAATGTCTTCATAAATTGCGTCTTCAGTGTAGTAGGAAGTCATCAG AAGCGAAACTAGAAAAGACAACATCAGTAGCGTtggaggaaaaagaaactaaaaggGAACCGTTAAGGAACACCGAAATACAAccgaaaagaaataaagttgAGTATTACACGACACAAccaatggaaaaatataagtttCACTCCCCCCTTGGTATACCAATCACACCACAAGATAACCGAACAAATGTTGTCACTAATAGATCAACGGCACAACTGTTtccagaatttttaaatactagcACGAATCttacgcaaaaaaaaattaacatttttataacgtaCCCGCTATGGGACAAGGCCGATAATAAGTCCCTACCACCTGAGACGGCAGAAACATTGTTTACGTTTGCGAATTCGCGCGAAACTGACGTGGCAATAAATAAAGTGGAAACCAATATTGTCGCCAGTAATGCACCATTAGGAAAACTGGTCAATTTGAAAGAAAGTACAGCAACCTACCAGCCAGTGAATCATTGTAACTTCCCTACTGAGCTATCCTCCATTAGTTCACCGTGTCAATCATCCCGTGAATCAGACACACGTGCCTCTTCGAGTAAAG ATTCTGCCGACACTTGGGATAAGACAAGGTTTTTAAAGTTGAACAATAACGCTACAGATTCGTCGAATCGTGAAAGTCAATCAAGCTTGTCAAACAGCGAATTGAGAAAAGACGAAAGCCAAAAAAACACTTCCAGTTGTAAAAGAGAAG aatatcaTGTTCAAACAGAAGCAAATTTGTCTAATTGTAATGGTCAAGTAGAAAGGAATACCACAGAG ATATATAAGGGTGAGGAGAAAAGAGACAAAAAACATTTAGACAATAGTTCAACTAATGGGGCCCAAAGTTTTGTtgaaggaaaaaatatatcgacatGGAATGAACACAGTAGCATTCAA AAACACATGCATAACACTTCTTTTACGAAAAATGCTACCACCCAAACGTTTTTCCAATCTTCTGATATACAAAAAGAGTCTGAGTTGAAACAAAAGCAAAGTAACGTAGCGAAAACATCGGTTGTATCCCTTGAAACCGAAGAAACTGTAACGAATCAGCGGGATAAAACGTCCGAAAAATTGTTACACACTGTAGCTGAAACATCCGTTACGAACACAGAAAGCAGCTTAAACATTTCGAAAGATTTCTCCCAAAAGTGGCAGAATGAAGTCTCTGGTTCTCATAAAGCACTTGAACACTCTAGAAGCGAGTCTAGTGGTTTCAATCCACAAAACTGCGCTACTGATTTCAATACATCTGAATGCATAG AATTCCATCAATTACATTTCAACAAGACAACTGTTCTTCATAATGAGTTACCAATGACCAGCTTAG GTGAGGGGAAAGAAAAGCATAATTCCCGTTGGATTAACACGAATACAAATTGTTCGTTCGAGTCTAAAcctatgaaatattattcatatgaTGGAGAACAGTGCGATTTTGGGGAGGAAGACACGGTTGTTGAGTTTGAAGAAGATACCAAACACGCATTGGTTCGGTTTTCTAAAGATGAATTAAAACAATCGAGTATACAGCTAGAATCACTGGATGATACAATCGATGACGATATTGTGTTTATACCATGCGTCACAATCCGATCTAGAAAAACCAGTAATGTAATAAGTCATGCGTCAGCTTCTCCTATCAATGCGAGTACTCTCAAAAATTCTTCCTCACTAATTAATGCGTTAAAAGCGTTAAATCTACTGTCTCTCCGTAATAGTACTTTAGATCGTTATGATGGTGCAGTATCAGTTTCAAACAATTCGGAAACAAATGCAATACCACCGCATATAGCTGAGAAGCTTTACAAACTAAAACAAATTATGAATTCTGAAATGCTTCAAGTacaaattaacaaacaaaacagCAATAAATCAAGTGGTGTTAGTGATG TTTTGCATCAAAATAATCAAACCACGCGTCGACAACAAACGGTTCGTATAGTGGCAAAAAATGATGGGACGTTTTCCCAATTGAGaatagaagaattaaaaaaaaaaaatatgacaaTTGACGATACTTATAGAAAAACAACTGAAGAAG AGAGTGTAGGTCAAACCCACGCAACAATTTCAGCTGAAGCGAATAAAtctttaaatgaaacactGCTGACAACTGAGGAATCGGATAAAACAAGTGAAACACTTTCTGTTCTACAAAAAAAACCAGTCCAGTTAATTCTTGCGGGAATCGCTATAACGGCAGGCTTTTTGCTCATATTCTTTTTAGTTAACTTTTCATTGGCAAA AACCGCCGATATAGAGgataacaagtttttaactTCATGTATACCCTTAAACGAGGATGATAAAAGCTTACCGTTTTCGGCCTGCCGAGAAACATTTGTTGATGTTGAAAAcacatcatttttataa
- the LOC128884441 gene encoding uncharacterized protein LOC128884441 isoform X1, translating to MILINLYISVITTTFFNKNALACIASKIVDSNSTLHTLKQVSDPISHNFNNAVEDANLGKREALAPSWDILPSSSGSEQSIESANKQKLKTLGISRQFFEQLSGVEFTNWPDDIDCTNVYEILSSPYMKQFNAEKIKKNISIPSRCLPRTVEKQTFDSRASPNMDKSIKCQQPNLNSISKNQNSIHPIVLHKKNPSMRRALGSSNVRVSINLNVQPSDQRHCRSHVLSDNQSQTFHPCHQSVPSSNKHDSSPSEYFSRSSGGKQKTRYHDESSSLSHPVASNIHINIAFHISKSPQKRNKCHEKVTSCSHETTENDSCNQKSNDKSFRGTSNHLPCPLLLNNTTPKLHFTQNNSTDAQIKKNACVLDTTKNVSISSNGLSDKHSSETLHKKNTITTVLLQNPTHSSQAVFSEEKINVAINGSYTTKTDSLLSMKNETLQKQKQQSNETTDNGDSSCLLTRILEKNNFNTSKAITRVFEKSSHDVSLDNHTVMLKQQESSHWNSTLSGNFTLPCHDQDGEHRCDKNMTQPTAFSFNTQDIRRIQNISLKGCHPSDMYSSAYGACKHEHVRDHDINDTSTTERATHSFSNTKSIIISKSEDNFTSHVISEETQLSNTLSKKKSSEVNMSNETQSYVNHTDSTMRTESDSMNTSSSQVGDVVSIDRNNAITDVSETNNETFTTQDENSVDQGLTQHTTIQNAKDEISQMGLSNEVHQNRQNVSVFFSKKKETTTSTTNLTNIAINSSEKRYKSTSFINTTYQAELESLARNRSTVNSTEKNETIRPEVTPISNGFSNRDVKNSTLQLNASELFSWTHDFNPFITSGTDFLSIRQDDKENQVISSNDLKDIKNINNSITSVSFIPQPTSVVSKTEFLNNSQAYYETNDINLNKYISNCIERMSLEKCLHKLRLQCSRKSSEAKLEKTTSVALEEKETKREPLRNTEIQPKRNKVEYYTTQPMEKYKFHSPLGIPITPQDNRTNVVTNRSTAQLFPEFLNTSTNLTQKKINIFITYPLWDKADNKSLPPETAETLFTFANSRETDVAINKVETNIVASNAPLGKLVNLKESTATYQPVNHCNFPTELSSISSPCQSSRESDTRASSSKDSADTWDKTRFLKLNNNATDSSNRESQSSLSNSELRKDESQKNTSSCKREEYHVQTEANLSNCNGQVERNTTEIYKGEEKRDKKHLDNSSTNGAQSFVEGKNISTWNEHSSIQKHMHNTSFTKNATTQTFFQSSDIQKESELKQKQSNVAKTSVVSLETEETVTNQRDKTSEKLLHTVAETSVTNTESSLNISKDFSQKWQNEVSGSHKALEHSRSESSGFNPQNCATDFNTSECIEFHQLHFNKTTVLHNELPMTSLGEGKEKHNSRWINTNTNCSFESKPMKYYSYDGEQCDFGEEDTVVEFEEDTKHALVRFSKDELKQSSIQLESLDDTIDDDIVFIPCVTIRSRKTSNVISHASASPINASTLKNSSSLINALKALNLLSLRNSTLDRYDGAVSVSNNSETNAIPPHIAEKLYKLKQIMNSEMLQVQINKQNSNKSSGVSDVLHQNNQTTRRQQTVRIVAKNDGTFSQLRIEELKKKNMTIDDTYRKTTEEESVGQTHATISAEANKSLNETLLTTEESDKTSETLSVLQKKPVQLILAGIAITAGFLLIFFLVNFSLAKTADIEDNKFLTSCIPLNEDDKSLPFSACRETFVDVENTSFL from the exons atgattttaataaatttatacatttctgtGATAACGACGAcgtttttcaacaaaaatgcATTGGCTTGCATAGCGAGTAAAATAGTGGATTCTAATTCTACTTTACACACATTAAAACAAGTGTCGGATCCCATTtcacataattttaataacgccGTAGAAGATGCCAATTTAGGAAAAAGAGAAGCGTTAGCACCTTCTTGGGACATCCTACCGTCATCATCTGGAAGTGAGCAATCCATTGAATCTGctaataaacaaaaactcAAAACGTTAGGTATTAGTAGACaatttttcgaacaattaTCTGGAGTCGAATTCACCAATTGGCCTGACGATATAGATTGCACCaatgtatatgaaattttatcaagTCCTTATATGAAGCAATTTAATgcggaaaaaattaaaaagaatatttctatacCATCACGTTGCCTTCCCCGAACAGTTGAGAAACAGACGTTTGACTCTCGTGCCTCCCCTAACATGGACAAAAGTATCAAATGTCAACAACCAAATTTAAATagcatatccaaaaatcaaaattcaatcCATCCCAttgtattacataaaaaaaatccgAGTATGAGAAGAGCGTTAGGATCGTCTAACGTTcgtgtttcaattaatttaaatgttcaaCCATCTGATCAACGTCATTGCCGTTCCCATGTCCTAAGTGACAATCAAAGCCAGACATTTCACCCGTGCCATCAATCGGTTCCTTCAAGTAATAAGCATGATTCGTCACCCAGTGAATACTTTTCTAGAAGTTCTGGTGGCAAGCAAAAAACACGATATCATGATGAGTCGTCTAGTCTTAGCCACCCCGTGGCTTCAAACATCCACATTAATATTGCTTTCCATATTTCCAAGTCACCCCAAAAACGTAACAAGTGTCACGAAAAAGTGACTTCTTGCTCTCATGAAACAACAG AAAACGACTCTTGTAATCAAAAGTCAAATGATAAAAGCTTTAGGGGTACTAGCAACCACCTACCTTGTCCATTGCTTCTCAACAATACGACACCAAAGCTCCatttcacacaaaataattctacCGACGCACAAATCAAGAAGAATGCTTGTGTTTTAGATActacaaaaaatgtatcgataagTTCAAATGGTTTAAGTGATAAACATTCCAGCGAAACActtcacaaaaaaaatacaatcacGACTGTTCTCTTACAAAACCCGACCCACTCTTCGCAAGCCGTTTtttcagaagaaaaaataaatgttgcaaTAAATGGGTCATATACAACAAAAACAGATAGTTTgctttcaatgaaaaatgaaacgcttcaaaaacaaaaacaacaatCAAACGAAACGACTGACAACGGCGACAGTTCTTGTCTTCTTACAcgaatattagaaaaaaataattttaatacgtcAAAAGCTATTACGCGGGTGTTCGAGAAGTCGAGTCATGACGTTTCACTTGATAATCACACAGTTATGTTGAAACAACAAGAATCTTCACATTGGAATAGTACTTTATCgggaaattttacattaccGTGTCATGATCAAGATGGGGAACATAGATGTGATAAAAATATGACTCAACCAACGGCATTCAGTTTCAACACACAAGATATTAGAAGAATTCAGAACATCTCCCTAAAGGGTTGTCATCCGTCAGATATGTATTCTTCTGCCTATGGAGCGTGTAAACATGAACACGTCAGAGATCACGACATTAACGACACTTCTACGACAGAGCGTGCTACTCATAGTTTCAGCAATACTAAGTCAATTATTATAAGCAAAAGTGAAGACAATTTCACAAGCCATGTTATTTCCGAAGAAACACAATTGAGCAACACactctcaaaaaaaaaaagtagtgaAGTAAACATGTCAAATGAAACTCAGAGTTACGTAAACCACACTGATTCAACCATGCGGACAGAGAGCGACTCAATGAATACAAGTTCTTCTCAAGTTGGAGATGTAGTATCCA TTGATCGCAACAATGCAATCACTGATGTTTCAGAAAcaaacaatgaaacatttactaCACAAGACGAAAATTCGGTAGATCAAGGTTTGACTCAACATACAACTATTCAG AACGCTAAAGACGAAATTTCACAAATGGGATTATCGAATGAAGTGCACCAAAACCGCCAAAatgtttcagtttttttttcaaag aaaaaagaaactaccACTTCAACTACCAATCTTACAAACATTGCTATTAATAGTAGTGAAAAGCGTTACAAGTCGACGAGTTTCATAAAT acaACATACCAAGCAGAACTCGAGAGCCTAGCTAGAAACCGTAGCACAGTCAACAGCActgagaaaaatgaaactatcCGTCCGGAAGTCACGCCGATAAGCAATGGGTTTTCGAACAGAGATGTTAAGAACTCGACACTGCAACTCAATGCTTCTGAATTATTTTCGTGGACGCATGACTTTAACCCATTTATTACATCA GGAACAGATTTCCTTTCAATTCGACAAGACGACAAAGAAAACCAGGTTATCTCGAGTAATGATCTAAAAGatatcaaaaatatcaataattcaATAACAAGCGTATCCTTTATTCCTCAACCTACATCAGTAGTTAGTAAAA cggagtttttaaataacagtCAAGCATATTACGAAACAAACGACATCAATTTAAACAAGTACATTTCAAATTGCATTGAGAGAATGTCCCTGGAAAAATGTCTTCATAAATTGCGTCTTCAGTGTAGTAGGAAGTCATCAG AAGCGAAACTAGAAAAGACAACATCAGTAGCGTtggaggaaaaagaaactaaaaggGAACCGTTAAGGAACACCGAAATACAAccgaaaagaaataaagttgAGTATTACACGACACAAccaatggaaaaatataagtttCACTCCCCCCTTGGTATACCAATCACACCACAAGATAACCGAACAAATGTTGTCACTAATAGATCAACGGCACAACTGTTtccagaatttttaaatactagcACGAATCttacgcaaaaaaaaattaacatttttataacgtaCCCGCTATGGGACAAGGCCGATAATAAGTCCCTACCACCTGAGACGGCAGAAACATTGTTTACGTTTGCGAATTCGCGCGAAACTGACGTGGCAATAAATAAAGTGGAAACCAATATTGTCGCCAGTAATGCACCATTAGGAAAACTGGTCAATTTGAAAGAAAGTACAGCAACCTACCAGCCAGTGAATCATTGTAACTTCCCTACTGAGCTATCCTCCATTAGTTCACCGTGTCAATCATCCCGTGAATCAGACACACGTGCCTCTTCGAGTAAAG ATTCTGCCGACACTTGGGATAAGACAAGGTTTTTAAAGTTGAACAATAACGCTACAGATTCGTCGAATCGTGAAAGTCAATCAAGCTTGTCAAACAGCGAATTGAGAAAAGACGAAAGCCAAAAAAACACTTCCAGTTGTAAAAGAGAAG aatatcaTGTTCAAACAGAAGCAAATTTGTCTAATTGTAATGGTCAAGTAGAAAGGAATACCACAGAG ATATATAAGGGTGAGGAGAAAAGAGACAAAAAACATTTAGACAATAGTTCAACTAATGGGGCCCAAAGTTTTGTtgaaggaaaaaatatatcgacatGGAATGAACACAGTAGCATTCAA AAACACATGCATAACACTTCTTTTACGAAAAATGCTACCACCCAAACGTTTTTCCAATCTTCTGATATACAAAAAGAGTCTGAGTTGAAACAAAAGCAAAGTAACGTAGCGAAAACATCGGTTGTATCCCTTGAAACCGAAGAAACTGTAACGAATCAGCGGGATAAAACGTCCGAAAAATTGTTACACACTGTAGCTGAAACATCCGTTACGAACACAGAAAGCAGCTTAAACATTTCGAAAGATTTCTCCCAAAAGTGGCAGAATGAAGTCTCTGGTTCTCATAAAGCACTTGAACACTCTAGAAGCGAGTCTAGTGGTTTCAATCCACAAAACTGCGCTACTGATTTCAATACATCTGAATGCATAG AATTCCATCAATTACATTTCAACAAGACAACTGTTCTTCATAATGAGTTACCAATGACCAGCTTAG GTGAGGGGAAAGAAAAGCATAATTCCCGTTGGATTAACACGAATACAAATTGTTCGTTCGAGTCTAAAcctatgaaatattattcatatgaTGGAGAACAGTGCGATTTTGGGGAGGAAGACACGGTTGTTGAGTTTGAAGAAGATACCAAACACGCATTGGTTCGGTTTTCTAAAGATGAATTAAAACAATCGAGTATACAGCTAGAATCACTGGATGATACAATCGATGACGATATTGTGTTTATACCATGCGTCACAATCCGATCTAGAAAAACCAGTAATGTAATAAGTCATGCGTCAGCTTCTCCTATCAATGCGAGTACTCTCAAAAATTCTTCCTCACTAATTAATGCGTTAAAAGCGTTAAATCTACTGTCTCTCCGTAATAGTACTTTAGATCGTTATGATGGTGCAGTATCAGTTTCAAACAATTCGGAAACAAATGCAATACCACCGCATATAGCTGAGAAGCTTTACAAACTAAAACAAATTATGAATTCTGAAATGCTTCAAGTacaaattaacaaacaaaacagCAATAAATCAAGTGGTGTTAGTGATG TTTTGCATCAAAATAATCAAACCACGCGTCGACAACAAACGGTTCGTATAGTGGCAAAAAATGATGGGACGTTTTCCCAATTGAGaatagaagaattaaaaaaaaaaaatatgacaaTTGACGATACTTATAGAAAAACAACTGAAGAAG AGAGTGTAGGTCAAACCCACGCAACAATTTCAGCTGAAGCGAATAAAtctttaaatgaaacactGCTGACAACTGAGGAATCGGATAAAACAAGTGAAACACTTTCTGTTCTACAAAAAAAACCAGTCCAGTTAATTCTTGCGGGAATCGCTATAACGGCAGGCTTTTTGCTCATATTCTTTTTAGTTAACTTTTCATTGGCAAA AACCGCCGATATAGAGgataacaagtttttaactTCATGTATACCCTTAAACGAGGATGATAAAAGCTTACCGTTTTCGGCCTGCCGAGAAACATTTGTTGATGTTGAAAAcacatcatttttataa